A section of the Subtercola frigoramans genome encodes:
- the dprA gene encoding DNA-processing protein DprA encodes MTLFSLDEATIIAAVRAISDQTEGFEAEACQSVGLGIESPDAISSTASSSTSGPAAKISGVNTSGANRPGANSSGTDSHSARHSGDTESVSEWAAERFARATWSGIAEPGDVAAGILVRALGAAGALRALVERHSPGRIRADALAAGAEIASDREVGLAIERWMPRLAANSALTSMRLAARCGARLLTPADDDWPARLSDLDAHEPLALWVRGAPGSLAAVGHSLALVGARAATGYGEHVAMELSAGLCDRGFGIVSGAAYGIDGMSHRAALASSGLTIAFLAGGVDRSYPSGHDSLLSRIASEGVIVSELPCGAPPTKWRFLQRNRLIAAVSQATIVIEAGARSGSLNTAAHAASMGRPLGAVPGPVTSAASAGCHRLLREFDAVCVTSADEAAELVTGDPAGSAGSPGSPGSESAAPSAERRHPQQLRVLDALAVRTSRSVEDIASRTGMSLRDTQSVLGTLSLTREVIHGEEGWKKTPASRTGPR; translated from the coding sequence ATGACGCTCTTCTCGCTCGACGAGGCGACGATCATTGCGGCGGTGCGCGCAATCAGCGACCAGACGGAAGGATTCGAGGCCGAAGCCTGTCAATCCGTCGGCCTCGGTATCGAGAGCCCCGATGCCATCAGCTCCACAGCCAGCTCCAGTACTAGCGGCCCGGCTGCGAAGATCTCTGGTGTGAACACCTCTGGCGCGAACAGACCGGGCGCAAACAGCTCTGGTACAGACAGCCATAGTGCACGTCACTCCGGCGACACGGAGAGCGTCAGTGAGTGGGCCGCCGAACGATTCGCCCGCGCTACCTGGAGCGGAATCGCCGAACCCGGTGACGTCGCGGCGGGAATCCTTGTGCGGGCGCTTGGCGCTGCGGGTGCCCTCCGAGCGTTGGTCGAGCGCCACTCCCCAGGGCGGATTCGTGCGGACGCCCTCGCCGCTGGTGCCGAAATCGCGTCTGATCGTGAGGTTGGGCTCGCGATCGAACGATGGATGCCACGCCTCGCGGCGAACTCGGCTCTCACGTCGATGCGTCTTGCTGCCCGCTGCGGCGCCCGGCTGCTCACACCGGCCGATGACGACTGGCCCGCAAGGCTGAGTGACCTCGATGCACACGAACCGCTTGCGCTCTGGGTGCGCGGTGCGCCGGGGTCACTCGCAGCGGTGGGTCATTCCCTGGCGCTTGTCGGGGCGAGAGCCGCCACCGGATACGGCGAGCACGTCGCCATGGAACTGTCGGCGGGTCTCTGTGATCGCGGGTTCGGGATCGTCTCGGGTGCGGCGTACGGCATCGATGGAATGTCTCACCGGGCAGCACTGGCAAGCTCCGGGCTCACCATCGCCTTTCTCGCTGGTGGTGTGGACCGCTCGTATCCCTCGGGGCACGACTCTCTTCTCTCCCGCATTGCGAGCGAGGGCGTGATCGTCTCGGAGCTGCCGTGCGGGGCGCCTCCGACGAAATGGAGGTTCTTGCAGAGAAACCGGTTGATAGCGGCCGTTTCGCAGGCGACGATCGTCATCGAAGCGGGGGCTCGAAGCGGGTCGCTGAATACCGCAGCTCATGCGGCCTCGATGGGTCGCCCGCTGGGGGCCGTCCCCGGGCCTGTGACCTCGGCGGCGTCGGCAGGGTGTCACCGCCTGCTTCGTGAGTTCGATGCTGTGTGTGTGACGAGCGCGGACGAGGCCGCTGAGCTTGTCACGGGTGATCCTGCAGGTAGTGCAGGCAGTCCAGGCAGTCCAGGCAGTGAGAGTGCGGCCCCATCGGCCGAACGCCGGCATCCCCAGCAGCTCCGAGTTCTTGACGCGCTCGCCGTGCGCACGTCCCGTAGCGTCGAAGACATCGCATCGAGAACCGGCATGAGTCTTCGCGACACCCAGTCGGTACTCGGAACCCTGAGCCTCACGCGGGAGGTGATTCACGGGGAGGAGGGCTGGAAGAAGACCCCCGCATCCAGGACAGGCCCTCGGTAG
- a CDS encoding YifB family Mg chelatase-like AAA ATPase, whose amino-acid sequence MMVARTHSVALMGMTGSMVEVEADIGNGLPTLMIIGLPDTALADSRDRVRSAAANSGCPLPTAKITVNLSPAALPKHGSTFDLGIAMSILAAAGSISASSIEGVVHLGELSLDGRLRPMNGVLPAIAAAARAGFTKFVVPAGNRREAELVPGVVIVPVISMRDAAIFHGGAFEHIDRDAIESSGAADDLEPVHELADVIGNPDAVLAMVAAAAGGHHVFLLGPPGAGKTMLASRLPGLLPDLGTEAALEVTAVRSLSRASVPQALVTRPPFESPHHTATAAALIGGGSRQIRPGAAARASNGVLFLDEAPEFATNVLDCLRQPLESGVISIHRANAVARFPGRFQLVLAANPCPCGQYGAIDSTCTCTPNTRRRYLARLSGPLLDRIDIQVQVRRVTAAELRLSADKQRLTTELARGQVNQARVAAADRLTSTPWRLNSEVSGAWLRAGPRKLSPAALTSLDRALERGGITMRGYDRILRVAWTLADLDGFDHPGSDHIGRALYLRRSVS is encoded by the coding sequence CTGATGGTCGCTCGAACACATTCCGTGGCCCTGATGGGCATGACCGGATCGATGGTCGAGGTCGAGGCCGATATCGGCAATGGACTGCCGACGCTGATGATCATCGGTCTGCCAGACACAGCGCTTGCCGATTCTCGAGACCGTGTGCGGTCGGCTGCAGCGAACTCCGGGTGCCCGTTGCCCACGGCCAAGATCACCGTGAACCTGTCGCCTGCGGCCCTGCCCAAACACGGCTCCACCTTCGATCTCGGCATCGCGATGAGCATCCTCGCGGCGGCGGGTTCGATCTCTGCTTCGTCGATCGAGGGCGTCGTGCACCTGGGCGAGCTGAGCCTGGACGGGCGATTGCGACCGATGAACGGTGTGCTGCCGGCCATCGCCGCCGCTGCGCGCGCGGGATTCACGAAATTTGTGGTGCCGGCAGGCAATCGCCGGGAGGCAGAGTTGGTGCCGGGGGTCGTCATTGTCCCCGTCATTTCGATGCGCGATGCGGCGATCTTCCACGGTGGTGCTTTCGAGCACATCGATCGTGATGCCATCGAATCCAGTGGCGCGGCCGACGACCTGGAGCCGGTCCACGAACTCGCCGACGTCATCGGCAATCCAGACGCGGTACTGGCAATGGTCGCGGCGGCCGCCGGGGGTCATCACGTATTTCTGCTCGGACCCCCCGGGGCCGGCAAGACGATGCTGGCATCCCGGTTGCCCGGGTTGCTCCCCGACCTCGGCACTGAAGCCGCCCTCGAGGTCACCGCCGTGCGCTCGCTCTCCCGTGCGAGTGTGCCCCAGGCGCTCGTCACCAGGCCCCCATTTGAGAGCCCCCACCATACGGCGACCGCTGCCGCTCTGATCGGGGGTGGGTCCCGGCAGATCCGGCCGGGCGCGGCCGCCCGCGCGTCGAACGGAGTGCTCTTTCTCGACGAAGCACCCGAATTTGCGACGAATGTTCTGGACTGCCTCCGCCAGCCGCTCGAATCAGGGGTGATCAGCATCCACCGTGCGAACGCCGTGGCACGTTTTCCTGGAAGGTTCCAATTGGTGCTCGCGGCCAACCCTTGCCCGTGTGGCCAGTACGGTGCGATCGACTCCACCTGCACCTGCACGCCCAACACCCGAAGGCGCTACCTTGCGAGGTTGTCGGGGCCGCTTCTCGACCGGATCGACATCCAGGTGCAGGTTCGCCGGGTGACCGCCGCGGAACTTCGGCTGAGCGCTGACAAGCAGCGTCTGACAACTGAGCTCGCGCGCGGCCAGGTGAATCAAGCACGGGTGGCAGCAGCAGACAGGCTCACATCGACCCCCTGGCGGCTCAACAGCGAAGTCTCAGGGGCGTGGCTCAGGGCAGGGCCGAGGAAACTGTCTCCCGCGGCCCTGACCTCGTTGGATCGTGCATTGGAGAGGGGCGGGATCACCATGCGCGGATACGACCGCATCCTGCGTGTCGCGTGGACGCTGGCCGATCTTGATGGCTTCGACCACCCAGGCTCCGACCACATCGGACGGGCCCTCTACCTCCGGAGGTCGGTCTCATGA
- a CDS encoding YraN family protein codes for MKAKDVLGRRGEALAAAYLEQQGYSILDRNWRCEIGELDLVAEKHGVTVFVEVKTRSGLRYGHPFEAITLGKLARLRRLSRAWCEAAPQARRQIRIDAIGVVAPLNGAATIEHIEGIF; via the coding sequence ATGAAGGCGAAAGACGTACTCGGCCGGCGTGGTGAAGCGCTCGCGGCCGCTTATCTCGAGCAGCAGGGGTATTCGATCCTCGACCGCAACTGGCGGTGCGAGATCGGCGAACTCGACCTGGTCGCCGAGAAACACGGCGTGACGGTCTTCGTCGAAGTGAAGACGCGCTCGGGGCTCCGGTACGGGCATCCATTCGAGGCGATCACCCTCGGAAAGCTTGCCCGACTGCGCCGCCTGAGTCGCGCGTGGTGCGAGGCGGCCCCGCAGGCCAGACGGCAGATCCGTATCGACGCCATCGGTGTCGTCGCGCCGCTCAACGGGGCAGCGACGATCGAGCACATCGAGGGGATCTTCTGA
- a CDS encoding DUF2469 domain-containing protein has protein sequence MEEDEFEDYDREVELALYREYRDVVSQFKYVIETERRFYLANDVDLVRRDTEHDFYFELTMSDVWVWDVYRSDRFVKSVRVLTFKDVNIEELSSKDFELPKELALDE, from the coding sequence ATGGAAGAAGATGAGTTCGAGGATTACGACCGCGAGGTCGAGTTGGCCCTCTACCGCGAATATCGTGACGTTGTCTCGCAGTTCAAGTACGTCATCGAGACTGAGCGCCGGTTCTACCTGGCGAACGATGTCGATCTGGTGCGCCGCGACACCGAGCACGACTTCTATTTCGAGCTCACGATGAGCGATGTCTGGGTCTGGGACGTGTATCGCTCCGACCGCTTCGTGAAGTCGGTGCGGGTACTCACCTTCAAAGACGTGAACATCGAAGAGCTGTCGTCGAAGGACTTCGAGCTGCCGAAGGAGCTTGCGCTCGACGAGTAG
- a CDS encoding ribonuclease HII, translating to MSPVADPTLRHERALGRAGAELVIGVDEVGRGALAGPVAVGMCVIDPRRPGVFPVGLRDSKLLSEARREVLAPLASAWVRASAVGLASAEEVDRLGIIACLGLAGKRALGQLHAAGTDVLRSVVLLDGSHDWLSPSLTTPLSITTRVKADRDCASVAAASVVAKVHRDRLMIELDNVTPGYGWASNKGYGSSAHFDAIELLGATDHHRRTWLKSERMIAQPS from the coding sequence GTGAGTCCGGTCGCAGATCCGACTCTCCGGCATGAACGCGCGCTCGGCCGCGCGGGCGCAGAGCTGGTCATCGGTGTCGACGAGGTCGGCCGCGGTGCGCTCGCCGGCCCGGTCGCGGTGGGGATGTGCGTCATCGATCCTCGGCGTCCGGGAGTGTTTCCCGTGGGGCTCCGGGATTCGAAACTGCTGTCGGAGGCCCGCCGCGAGGTCCTGGCGCCGCTCGCATCGGCTTGGGTCCGGGCATCCGCTGTCGGGCTTGCGAGTGCCGAAGAAGTTGACCGCCTCGGCATCATCGCCTGCCTCGGCCTCGCGGGCAAGCGTGCGCTCGGCCAGTTGCACGCCGCTGGAACAGATGTTCTCCGCTCCGTGGTGCTGCTCGACGGCTCGCACGATTGGCTCTCACCGTCGCTGACGACGCCACTCAGCATCACGACGCGGGTCAAGGCCGACCGGGACTGCGCCTCGGTGGCCGCCGCGTCGGTTGTAGCCAAAGTGCACCGCGACAGGCTCATGATCGAGCTAGACAACGTGACGCCCGGCTATGGCTGGGCCAGCAACAAGGGGTACGGCAGCAGCGCGCACTTCGACGCGATCGAACTGCTGGGTGCCACGGATCACCACCGGCGCACCTGGTTGAAGAGCGAGCGGATGATCGCCCAGCCTTCCTGA
- the lepB gene encoding signal peptidase I: MTETTLPTRHDRAGRRRGRRTRSTALFIRDILIIFLVALLASVLIKTFLVRSFYIPSGSMENTLQVNDRILVNELEPRIMPVERGDVVVFKDPGGWLQPHVDAPTTPLVSAVNWVLDAVGLAATDSNDHLIKRVIGLPGDHITCCNALGQMMVNDVPLSEPYLKLPEGVTKVSDLAFDVTVPAGSLWVMGDNRYNSADSRYNQGKPGGGFVPIGDVVGRALWITWPADRWTFLDNYSSVFRAAKEAAPTAAPGVSG; this comes from the coding sequence ATGACAGAAACAACGTTGCCGACACGACACGATCGTGCCGGCAGACGCCGGGGGCGGCGCACACGCAGCACCGCCCTCTTCATTCGTGACATCCTGATCATCTTTCTCGTCGCGCTTCTGGCCTCAGTGCTCATCAAGACCTTCCTGGTTCGTTCGTTCTACATTCCTTCGGGTTCGATGGAGAACACGCTCCAGGTGAACGACCGCATCCTCGTCAATGAACTCGAGCCCCGCATCATGCCCGTCGAGCGCGGCGATGTCGTCGTCTTCAAAGACCCGGGCGGATGGCTTCAGCCGCACGTCGATGCGCCGACCACGCCGCTGGTATCGGCTGTCAACTGGGTGCTCGATGCCGTCGGGCTCGCGGCGACCGACAGCAACGACCACCTCATCAAGCGGGTCATCGGCCTGCCCGGTGACCACATCACGTGCTGCAACGCCCTCGGCCAGATGATGGTGAACGATGTTCCCCTGAGCGAGCCCTACCTGAAGCTGCCCGAAGGGGTGACCAAGGTCTCCGACCTCGCGTTCGATGTGACCGTTCCGGCCGGCTCCCTCTGGGTCATGGGTGACAACCGCTACAACTCGGCAGACTCCCGGTACAACCAGGGAAAGCCGGGCGGTGGCTTCGTGCCCATCGGCGATGTCGTGGGGCGCGCGCTGTGGATCACCTGGCCCGCTGACCGCTGGACGTTCCTCGACAACTATTCCTCTGTCTTCCGGGCTGCCAAAGAGGCCGCACCCACCGCAGCGCCCGGAGTCTCTGGGTGA
- the rplS gene encoding 50S ribosomal protein L19 — protein MHILDSVDAASLRSDVPDFRAGDTVRVHVNIIEGTRSRVQVFQGVVIGKSGEGVRETFCVRKVSFQVGVERTFPVHSPIIDHIEVVTRGDVRRAKLYYLRALRGKKAKIKEKRD, from the coding sequence ATGCATATTCTCGACAGCGTAGACGCAGCTTCACTGCGCAGCGATGTTCCTGACTTCCGCGCGGGCGACACCGTTCGCGTTCACGTCAACATCATCGAAGGTACTCGCTCGCGAGTGCAGGTGTTCCAGGGCGTCGTCATCGGCAAGTCGGGCGAGGGTGTTCGCGAGACATTCTGCGTACGCAAGGTCAGCTTCCAGGTCGGCGTCGAGCGTACCTTCCCGGTTCACTCGCCCATCATCGACCACATCGAGGTCGTCACCCGCGGTGACGTCCGTCGCGCGAAGCTGTACTACCTCCGCGCACTTCGCGGCAAGAAGGCGAAGATCAAAGAGAAGCGCGACTAG